From the genome of Nasonia vitripennis strain AsymCx chromosome 1, Nvit_psr_1.1, whole genome shotgun sequence, one region includes:
- the LOC100115967 gene encoding probable phospholipid-transporting ATPase IA isoform X5, whose protein sequence is MQSSSRGSAAGQRQPQSPGPMRPFTPPDLSSIPHMDEASQQLGDRSHNGETTTQAAEEQPTSGPYIVGSPIDLGAIDNVDSINLRLGPLQRRSTKRKNRSAAAGEQQHIELQESVNDQSPTSTGLPGTGRAENGGSSLDQSTGGGGHGTGDIQDERVVFVNAPHQPATYRNNHISTAKYSLLSFIPSFLFEQFRRYSNCFFLFIALMQQIPDVSPTGRYTTLVPLIFILSVSALKEIVEDIKRHRADDEINKREVEVLRDGRWQWIQWKTVTVGDVVKVHNNNFFPADLILLSSSEPQAMSFIETANLDGETNLKIRQAHPDTANLLDTVELMNFRANIQCEPPNRHLYEFNGILRETNKPSVPLGPDQLLLRGAMLRNTRWVFGVVIYTGHDTKLMQNNTSTAPLKRSTLDRLINTQILMLFFILLLLCLLSAIFNILWTNANHTGLWYLGLNEAKTKNFAFNLLTFIILFNNLIPISLQVTLEVVRFVQATFINMDIEMYHPETDTPAMARTSNLNEELGMVRYVFTDKTGTLTRNVMEYKRCSIAGKMYDLPTPSISNGEASEMDSELIQDILQGRPKNASQSSSSKKVKHAAILHEFMVMLSVCHTVIPEKFEDGSIIYHAASPDERALVDGASKFGYVFDSRTPHFVEILALGERQRYEILNVIEFTSARKRMSVIVRTPSGQIKIFCKGADSVIYERLAPKTPDEDNTGPQQQQSILDDFRDATLQHLEAFATEGLRTLCFAAADIPDNRYNWWKEIYDKANMNLSNKEEKVAEAADLIETKLTLLGATAIEDQLQDQVPETIESLIQADIRVWVLTGDKQETAINIGYSCRLITQPMPLIIINEGSLDKTREVIIQHCLDFGQDLKCQNDVGLVIDGNSLKYALSCDLRRDFLDLCTSCKVVICCRVSPMQKAEVVDLVTTNTKAVTLAIGDGANDVAMIQKAHIGIGISGVEGLQAACASDYSIAQFRFLKRLLFVHGSWNYSRMCKLILYSFYKNICLYVIELWFAIYSGWSGQILFERWSIGLYNVVFTAAPPLAIGLFDKVCSAETHLAHPSLYAAKNATESTFNIKVFWIWIFNALLHSALLYWLSLLALKQDVIWGNGRDGGYLVLGNVVYTYVVVTVCGKAGLITNSWTWVTHLATWGSIILWFLFILIYSNFWPVINVGAVMLGNDRMLFSSPVFWLGLILIPLAVLLLDVTVKTVKNTVWKSLTEAAREQEIRKSDPGDIFHAQDYRSSCSKRTIIYHSYENLFSMQLECYYYRIENDSHQEHRLVGQVVQEARKPTFFQAEVAALLHPSTAGSDPATSFIRQSRDPEALSQYIIPILPTIT, encoded by the exons GAACGGGAAGAGCGGAGAATGGCGGCTCGTCGCTGGACCAGTCGACAGGTGGTGGTGGTCACGGGACAGGCGACATTCAGGACGAGAGGGTTGTCTTCGTTAATGCACCCCATCAACCGGCCACCTACCGCAACAACCACATTTCCACGGCCAAGTACTCGCTGCTATCCTTCATACCGTCCTTCCTCTTCGAGCAGTTCAGGCGATACAGCAACTGTTTCTTCCTCTTCATCGCCCTCATGCAG CAAATCCCAGACGTTTCGCCGACGGGGCGATACACGACGCTCGTCCCGCTCATATTCATCCTGAGCGTGTCGGCGCTTAAGGAGATCGTCGAGGACATT AAAAGGCACAGAGCCGACGACGAGATAAACAAGCGCGAGGTCGAGGTGCTGCGGGACGGCCGCTGGCAGTGGATCCAGTGGAAGACGGTGACGGTAGGCGACGTCGTCAAGGTGCACAACAACAACTTCTTCCCGGCTGACCTGATCCTGCTCTCGTCCTCCGAGCCCCAGGCGATGTCGTTCATCGAGACGGCGAACCTCGACGGTGAGACCAATCTCAAGATCCGCCAGGCCCATCCCGACACCGCCAACCTCCTCGACACCGTCGAGCTCATGAACTTCCGCGCCAACATCCAGTGTGAACCGCCCAACAGGCATCTCTACGAGTTCAACGGGATTCTTCGCGAGACCAACAAGCC GAGCGTACCCCTGGGACCGGATCAGCTGCTGCTTCGAGGCGCGATGCTGCGCAACACTCGGTGGGTCTTCGGCGTGGTGATCTATACTGGTCACGACACCAAGCTCATGCAGAACAATACGAGCACCGCGCCCCTCAAGCGCTCGACCCTCGATCGCCTCATCAACACCCAGATACTCATGCTCTTCTTCATCCTGCTGCTACTGTGCCTTCTCTCGGcgatattcaatatactatggACCAACGCCAATCACACTGGTCTTTGGTATCTCGGGCTAAACG AGGCCAAAACGAAGAACTTTGCCTTCAACCTGCTGACCTTCATCATCCTCTTCAACAACCTGATCCCGATATCGCTACAGGTGACGCTGGAGGTGGTGCGCTTTGTGCAGGCGACCTTCATCAACATGGACATCGAGATGTACCACCCGGAGACAGATACGCCGGCGATGGCGCGCACCAGCAATCTCAATGAGGAGCTCGGCATGGTGCGCTACGTTTTCACCGACAAAACTGGCACCTTGACGCGCAACGTCATGGAGTACAAGCGCTGCTCCATCGCCGGCAAGATGTACGA TTTGCCAACGCCATCGATTTCCAATGGCGAAGCCAGCGAGATGGACAGCGAGCTCATCCAGGACATACTGCAGGGCcggccgaaaaatgcctcgcAAAGCTCTAGCAGCAAAAAGGTCAAGCACGCCGCTATCCTCCACGAATTCATGGTGATGCTGTCAGTCTGTCATACCGTCATACCCGAGAAGTTCGAAGACGGAAGCATCATCTATCACGCAGCCTCACCCG acgAACGAGCCCTTGTGGACGGCGCCAGCAAGTTTGGCTATGTCTTCGACTCGCGCACGCCGCACTTCGTTGAGATCCTGGCGTTGGGTGAACGGCAGCGCTACGAGATCCTGAACGTGATTGAGTTCACCTCGGCCCGCAAACGAATGTCGGTTATCGTGCGCACACCCAGCGGCCAGATCAAGATATTCTGCAAGGGTGCGGACTCGGTGATCTACGAACGTCTTGCGCCCAAGACGCCTGACGAAGACAACACAggcccgcagcagcagcagtcaaTCCTCGACGATTTTAGGGACGCGACGCTTCAGCACCTCGAGGCCTTTGCTACCGAAGGACTCAGAACGCTTTGCTTTGCCGCTGCAGATATACCGGACAACCGTTACAAT TGGTGGAAGGAGATCTACGACAAGGCGAACATGAACCTGTCGAACAAGGAAGAAAAGGTGGCCGAGGCAGCGGATCTCATCGAGACTAAGTTAACGCTGCTTGGTGCCACGGCTATCGAGGACCAGCTTCAGGATCAAGTTCCAGAGACGATAGAATCGCTCATTCAGGCGGACATCCGCGTTTGGGTATTGACTGGTGATAAACAGGAAACGGCCATCAATATTGGCTACTCCTGCAGACTGATTACACAACCCATGCCTTTGATTATTATCAATGAGGGTTCTTTGGAT AAAACAAGAGAAGTTATCATTCAGCACTGTCTGGACTTTGGACAAGATTTGAAGTGCCAAAATGACGTTGGACTTGTCATTGACGGGAACAGTTTAAAATACGCTTTGTCTTGTGATCTCAGAAGAGACTTTTTAGATTTATGCACTTCCTGTAAGGTCGTCATTTGCTGTAGGGTCTCGCCAATGCAAAAAGCAGAAGTAGTGGATTTGGTGACGACCAACACCAAAGCGGTGACTTTGGCCATTGGCGACGGCGCGAACGACGTGGCCATGATTCAAAAAGCACACATTGGCATTG GCATTTCGGGCGTCGAAGGTCTGCAAGCGGCATGCGCCTCGGACTACTCGATAGCCCAGTTCCGCTTTCTCAAGCGTTTGCTTTTCGTGCACGGATCCTGGAACTACAGCAGAATGTGCAAGCTTATTTTGTATTCGTTTTATAAGAACATTTGCCTGTACGTCATCGAGCTATGGTTCGCCATTTACTCCGGCTGGTCTGGTCAGATTCTCTTCGAGAGATGGTCCATCGGTCTTTACAACGTGGTATTCACGGCAGCTCCACCCTTAGCGATAGGTCTTTTTGATAAGGTGTGTTCAGCGGAAACGCATTTAGCCCATCCCAGTTTGTACGCTGCGAAAAACGCTACCGAGTCTACGTTTAACATTAAG GTATTTTGGATCTGGATATTCAATGCTCTACTTCACTCTGCCCTCCTGTACTGGCTATCGTTGCTAGCACTTAAACAGGATGTTATTTGGGGTAACGGAAGGGACGGCGGCTACCTTGTTCTAGGAAATGTAGTTTATACT TACGTAGTAGTGACTGTTTGCGGAAAAGCAGGTCTGATAACGAACTCATGGACGTGGGTGACTCACTTGGCGACTTGGGGATCCATCATACTATGGTTCCTCTTTATTCTAATTTACAG CAACTTCTGGCCTGTCATCAACGTTGGAGCAGTCATGCTCGGCAACGACCGAATGCTGTTCTCGTCACCTGTCTTTTGGTTAGGACTTATTCTCATTCCACTCGCAGTTTTGTTGCTCGACGTTACAGTAAAAAC TGTGAAGAACACGGTTTGGAAGTCGCTGACCGAAGCAGCTAGAGAGCAGGAAATTCGCAAATCCGACCCTGGCGACATTTTCCACGCCCAAGACTACAGGAGCTC GTGCTCGAAGAGAACCATCATATACCATTCATACGAAAACCTTTTTAGCATGCAACTCGAGTGTTATTATTATCGAATAGAAAACGACAGCCATCAA GAGCACAGACTCGTCGGGCAAGTTGTACAAGAGGCGCGGAAGCCGACGTTCTTTCAAGCTGAGGTTGCCGCGCTACTGCATCCGTCGACTGCTGGTTCTGATCCTGCGACGAGCTTCATTCGCCAATCCCGAGATCCTGAGGCTCTGAGCCAATACATAATTCCCATCCTTCCGACGATTACGTAG
- the LOC100115967 gene encoding probable phospholipid-transporting ATPase IA isoform X13, with product MPRSSLRHACLSVANSVVRLVGTGRAENGGSSLDQSTGGGGHGTGDIQDERVVFVNAPHQPATYRNNHISTAKYSLLSFIPSFLFEQFRRYSNCFFLFIALMQQIPDVSPTGRYTTLVPLIFILSVSALKEIVEDIKRHRADDEINKREVEVLRDGRWQWIQWKTVTVGDVVKVHNNNFFPADLILLSSSEPQAMSFIETANLDGETNLKIRQAHPDTANLLDTVELMNFRANIQCEPPNRHLYEFNGILRETNKPSVPLGPDQLLLRGAMLRNTRWVFGVVIYTGHDTKLMQNNTSTAPLKRSTLDRLINTQILMLFFILLLLCLLSAIFNILWTNANHTGLWYLGLNEAKTKNFAFNLLTFIILFNNLIPISLQVTLEVVRFVQATFINMDIEMYHPETDTPAMARTSNLNEELGMVRYVFTDKTGTLTRNVMEYKRCSIAGKMYDLPTPSISNGEASEMDSELIQDILQGRPKNASQSSSSKKVKHAAILHEFMVMLSVCHTVIPEKFEDGSIIYHAASPDERALVDGASKFGYVFDSRTPHFVEILALGERQRYEILNVIEFTSARKRMSVIVRTPSGQIKIFCKGADSVIYERLAPKTPDEDNTGPQQQQSILDDFRDATLQHLEAFATEGLRTLCFAAADIPDNRYNWWKEIYDKANMNLSNKEEKVAEAADLIETKLTLLGATAIEDQLQDQVPETIESLIQADIRVWVLTGDKQETAINIGYSCRLITQPMPLIIINEGSLDKTREVIIQHCLDFGQDLKCQNDVGLVIDGNSLKYALSCDLRRDFLDLCTSCKVVICCRVSPMQKAEVVDLVTTNTKAVTLAIGDGANDVAMIQKAHIGIGISGVEGLQAACASDYSIAQFRFLKRLLFVHGSWNYSRMCKLILYSFYKNICLYVIELWFAIYSGWSGQILFERWSIGLYNVVFTAAPPLAIGLFDKVCSAETHLAHPSLYAAKNATESTFNIKVFWIWIFNALLHSALLYWLSLLALKQDVIWGNGRDGGYLVLGNVVYTYVVVTVCGKAGLITNSWTWVTHLATWGSIILWFLFILIYSNFWPVINVGAVMLGNDRMLFSSPVFWLGLILIPLAVLLLDVTVKTVKNTVWKSLTEAAREQEIRKSDPGDIFHAQDYRSSCSKRTIIYHSYENLFSMQLECYYYRIENDSHQEHRLVGQVVQEARKPTFFQAEVAALLHPSTAGSDPATSFIRQSRDPEALSQYIIPILPTIT from the exons GAACGGGAAGAGCGGAGAATGGCGGCTCGTCGCTGGACCAGTCGACAGGTGGTGGTGGTCACGGGACAGGCGACATTCAGGACGAGAGGGTTGTCTTCGTTAATGCACCCCATCAACCGGCCACCTACCGCAACAACCACATTTCCACGGCCAAGTACTCGCTGCTATCCTTCATACCGTCCTTCCTCTTCGAGCAGTTCAGGCGATACAGCAACTGTTTCTTCCTCTTCATCGCCCTCATGCAG CAAATCCCAGACGTTTCGCCGACGGGGCGATACACGACGCTCGTCCCGCTCATATTCATCCTGAGCGTGTCGGCGCTTAAGGAGATCGTCGAGGACATT AAAAGGCACAGAGCCGACGACGAGATAAACAAGCGCGAGGTCGAGGTGCTGCGGGACGGCCGCTGGCAGTGGATCCAGTGGAAGACGGTGACGGTAGGCGACGTCGTCAAGGTGCACAACAACAACTTCTTCCCGGCTGACCTGATCCTGCTCTCGTCCTCCGAGCCCCAGGCGATGTCGTTCATCGAGACGGCGAACCTCGACGGTGAGACCAATCTCAAGATCCGCCAGGCCCATCCCGACACCGCCAACCTCCTCGACACCGTCGAGCTCATGAACTTCCGCGCCAACATCCAGTGTGAACCGCCCAACAGGCATCTCTACGAGTTCAACGGGATTCTTCGCGAGACCAACAAGCC GAGCGTACCCCTGGGACCGGATCAGCTGCTGCTTCGAGGCGCGATGCTGCGCAACACTCGGTGGGTCTTCGGCGTGGTGATCTATACTGGTCACGACACCAAGCTCATGCAGAACAATACGAGCACCGCGCCCCTCAAGCGCTCGACCCTCGATCGCCTCATCAACACCCAGATACTCATGCTCTTCTTCATCCTGCTGCTACTGTGCCTTCTCTCGGcgatattcaatatactatggACCAACGCCAATCACACTGGTCTTTGGTATCTCGGGCTAAACG AGGCCAAAACGAAGAACTTTGCCTTCAACCTGCTGACCTTCATCATCCTCTTCAACAACCTGATCCCGATATCGCTACAGGTGACGCTGGAGGTGGTGCGCTTTGTGCAGGCGACCTTCATCAACATGGACATCGAGATGTACCACCCGGAGACAGATACGCCGGCGATGGCGCGCACCAGCAATCTCAATGAGGAGCTCGGCATGGTGCGCTACGTTTTCACCGACAAAACTGGCACCTTGACGCGCAACGTCATGGAGTACAAGCGCTGCTCCATCGCCGGCAAGATGTACGA TTTGCCAACGCCATCGATTTCCAATGGCGAAGCCAGCGAGATGGACAGCGAGCTCATCCAGGACATACTGCAGGGCcggccgaaaaatgcctcgcAAAGCTCTAGCAGCAAAAAGGTCAAGCACGCCGCTATCCTCCACGAATTCATGGTGATGCTGTCAGTCTGTCATACCGTCATACCCGAGAAGTTCGAAGACGGAAGCATCATCTATCACGCAGCCTCACCCG acgAACGAGCCCTTGTGGACGGCGCCAGCAAGTTTGGCTATGTCTTCGACTCGCGCACGCCGCACTTCGTTGAGATCCTGGCGTTGGGTGAACGGCAGCGCTACGAGATCCTGAACGTGATTGAGTTCACCTCGGCCCGCAAACGAATGTCGGTTATCGTGCGCACACCCAGCGGCCAGATCAAGATATTCTGCAAGGGTGCGGACTCGGTGATCTACGAACGTCTTGCGCCCAAGACGCCTGACGAAGACAACACAggcccgcagcagcagcagtcaaTCCTCGACGATTTTAGGGACGCGACGCTTCAGCACCTCGAGGCCTTTGCTACCGAAGGACTCAGAACGCTTTGCTTTGCCGCTGCAGATATACCGGACAACCGTTACAAT TGGTGGAAGGAGATCTACGACAAGGCGAACATGAACCTGTCGAACAAGGAAGAAAAGGTGGCCGAGGCAGCGGATCTCATCGAGACTAAGTTAACGCTGCTTGGTGCCACGGCTATCGAGGACCAGCTTCAGGATCAAGTTCCAGAGACGATAGAATCGCTCATTCAGGCGGACATCCGCGTTTGGGTATTGACTGGTGATAAACAGGAAACGGCCATCAATATTGGCTACTCCTGCAGACTGATTACACAACCCATGCCTTTGATTATTATCAATGAGGGTTCTTTGGAT AAAACAAGAGAAGTTATCATTCAGCACTGTCTGGACTTTGGACAAGATTTGAAGTGCCAAAATGACGTTGGACTTGTCATTGACGGGAACAGTTTAAAATACGCTTTGTCTTGTGATCTCAGAAGAGACTTTTTAGATTTATGCACTTCCTGTAAGGTCGTCATTTGCTGTAGGGTCTCGCCAATGCAAAAAGCAGAAGTAGTGGATTTGGTGACGACCAACACCAAAGCGGTGACTTTGGCCATTGGCGACGGCGCGAACGACGTGGCCATGATTCAAAAAGCACACATTGGCATTG GCATTTCGGGCGTCGAAGGTCTGCAAGCGGCATGCGCCTCGGACTACTCGATAGCCCAGTTCCGCTTTCTCAAGCGTTTGCTTTTCGTGCACGGATCCTGGAACTACAGCAGAATGTGCAAGCTTATTTTGTATTCGTTTTATAAGAACATTTGCCTGTACGTCATCGAGCTATGGTTCGCCATTTACTCCGGCTGGTCTGGTCAGATTCTCTTCGAGAGATGGTCCATCGGTCTTTACAACGTGGTATTCACGGCAGCTCCACCCTTAGCGATAGGTCTTTTTGATAAGGTGTGTTCAGCGGAAACGCATTTAGCCCATCCCAGTTTGTACGCTGCGAAAAACGCTACCGAGTCTACGTTTAACATTAAG GTATTTTGGATCTGGATATTCAATGCTCTACTTCACTCTGCCCTCCTGTACTGGCTATCGTTGCTAGCACTTAAACAGGATGTTATTTGGGGTAACGGAAGGGACGGCGGCTACCTTGTTCTAGGAAATGTAGTTTATACT TACGTAGTAGTGACTGTTTGCGGAAAAGCAGGTCTGATAACGAACTCATGGACGTGGGTGACTCACTTGGCGACTTGGGGATCCATCATACTATGGTTCCTCTTTATTCTAATTTACAG CAACTTCTGGCCTGTCATCAACGTTGGAGCAGTCATGCTCGGCAACGACCGAATGCTGTTCTCGTCACCTGTCTTTTGGTTAGGACTTATTCTCATTCCACTCGCAGTTTTGTTGCTCGACGTTACAGTAAAAAC TGTGAAGAACACGGTTTGGAAGTCGCTGACCGAAGCAGCTAGAGAGCAGGAAATTCGCAAATCCGACCCTGGCGACATTTTCCACGCCCAAGACTACAGGAGCTC GTGCTCGAAGAGAACCATCATATACCATTCATACGAAAACCTTTTTAGCATGCAACTCGAGTGTTATTATTATCGAATAGAAAACGACAGCCATCAA GAGCACAGACTCGTCGGGCAAGTTGTACAAGAGGCGCGGAAGCCGACGTTCTTTCAAGCTGAGGTTGCCGCGCTACTGCATCCGTCGACTGCTGGTTCTGATCCTGCGACGAGCTTCATTCGCCAATCCCGAGATCCTGAGGCTCTGAGCCAATACATAATTCCCATCCTTCCGACGATTACGTAG
- the LOC100115967 gene encoding probable phospholipid-transporting ATPase IA isoform X12: MDFSESKFARWMQTLRSRADAYVYARNRTGRAENGGSSLDQSTGGGGHGTGDIQDERVVFVNAPHQPATYRNNHISTAKYSLLSFIPSFLFEQFRRYSNCFFLFIALMQQIPDVSPTGRYTTLVPLIFILSVSALKEIVEDIKRHRADDEINKREVEVLRDGRWQWIQWKTVTVGDVVKVHNNNFFPADLILLSSSEPQAMSFIETANLDGETNLKIRQAHPDTANLLDTVELMNFRANIQCEPPNRHLYEFNGILRETNKPSVPLGPDQLLLRGAMLRNTRWVFGVVIYTGHDTKLMQNNTSTAPLKRSTLDRLINTQILMLFFILLLLCLLSAIFNILWTNANHTGLWYLGLNEAKTKNFAFNLLTFIILFNNLIPISLQVTLEVVRFVQATFINMDIEMYHPETDTPAMARTSNLNEELGMVRYVFTDKTGTLTRNVMEYKRCSIAGKMYDLPTPSISNGEASEMDSELIQDILQGRPKNASQSSSSKKVKHAAILHEFMVMLSVCHTVIPEKFEDGSIIYHAASPDERALVDGASKFGYVFDSRTPHFVEILALGERQRYEILNVIEFTSARKRMSVIVRTPSGQIKIFCKGADSVIYERLAPKTPDEDNTGPQQQQSILDDFRDATLQHLEAFATEGLRTLCFAAADIPDNRYNWWKEIYDKANMNLSNKEEKVAEAADLIETKLTLLGATAIEDQLQDQVPETIESLIQADIRVWVLTGDKQETAINIGYSCRLITQPMPLIIINEGSLDKTREVIIQHCLDFGQDLKCQNDVGLVIDGNSLKYALSCDLRRDFLDLCTSCKVVICCRVSPMQKAEVVDLVTTNTKAVTLAIGDGANDVAMIQKAHIGIGISGVEGLQAACASDYSIAQFRFLKRLLFVHGSWNYSRMCKLILYSFYKNICLYVIELWFAIYSGWSGQILFERWSIGLYNVVFTAAPPLAIGLFDKVCSAETHLAHPSLYAAKNATESTFNIKVFWIWIFNALLHSALLYWLSLLALKQDVIWGNGRDGGYLVLGNVVYTYVVVTVCGKAGLITNSWTWVTHLATWGSIILWFLFILIYSNFWPVINVGAVMLGNDRMLFSSPVFWLGLILIPLAVLLLDVTVKTVKNTVWKSLTEAAREQEIRKSDPGDIFHAQDYRSSCSKRTIIYHSYENLFSMQLECYYYRIENDSHQEHRLVGQVVQEARKPTFFQAEVAALLHPSTAGSDPATSFIRQSRDPEALSQYIIPILPTIT; the protein is encoded by the exons ATGGATTTCTCCGAGAGCAAGTTCGCCAGGTGGATGCAGACCCTGAGGTCTCGCGCTGACGCCTACGTCTACGCGCGGAATC GAACGGGAAGAGCGGAGAATGGCGGCTCGTCGCTGGACCAGTCGACAGGTGGTGGTGGTCACGGGACAGGCGACATTCAGGACGAGAGGGTTGTCTTCGTTAATGCACCCCATCAACCGGCCACCTACCGCAACAACCACATTTCCACGGCCAAGTACTCGCTGCTATCCTTCATACCGTCCTTCCTCTTCGAGCAGTTCAGGCGATACAGCAACTGTTTCTTCCTCTTCATCGCCCTCATGCAG CAAATCCCAGACGTTTCGCCGACGGGGCGATACACGACGCTCGTCCCGCTCATATTCATCCTGAGCGTGTCGGCGCTTAAGGAGATCGTCGAGGACATT AAAAGGCACAGAGCCGACGACGAGATAAACAAGCGCGAGGTCGAGGTGCTGCGGGACGGCCGCTGGCAGTGGATCCAGTGGAAGACGGTGACGGTAGGCGACGTCGTCAAGGTGCACAACAACAACTTCTTCCCGGCTGACCTGATCCTGCTCTCGTCCTCCGAGCCCCAGGCGATGTCGTTCATCGAGACGGCGAACCTCGACGGTGAGACCAATCTCAAGATCCGCCAGGCCCATCCCGACACCGCCAACCTCCTCGACACCGTCGAGCTCATGAACTTCCGCGCCAACATCCAGTGTGAACCGCCCAACAGGCATCTCTACGAGTTCAACGGGATTCTTCGCGAGACCAACAAGCC GAGCGTACCCCTGGGACCGGATCAGCTGCTGCTTCGAGGCGCGATGCTGCGCAACACTCGGTGGGTCTTCGGCGTGGTGATCTATACTGGTCACGACACCAAGCTCATGCAGAACAATACGAGCACCGCGCCCCTCAAGCGCTCGACCCTCGATCGCCTCATCAACACCCAGATACTCATGCTCTTCTTCATCCTGCTGCTACTGTGCCTTCTCTCGGcgatattcaatatactatggACCAACGCCAATCACACTGGTCTTTGGTATCTCGGGCTAAACG AGGCCAAAACGAAGAACTTTGCCTTCAACCTGCTGACCTTCATCATCCTCTTCAACAACCTGATCCCGATATCGCTACAGGTGACGCTGGAGGTGGTGCGCTTTGTGCAGGCGACCTTCATCAACATGGACATCGAGATGTACCACCCGGAGACAGATACGCCGGCGATGGCGCGCACCAGCAATCTCAATGAGGAGCTCGGCATGGTGCGCTACGTTTTCACCGACAAAACTGGCACCTTGACGCGCAACGTCATGGAGTACAAGCGCTGCTCCATCGCCGGCAAGATGTACGA TTTGCCAACGCCATCGATTTCCAATGGCGAAGCCAGCGAGATGGACAGCGAGCTCATCCAGGACATACTGCAGGGCcggccgaaaaatgcctcgcAAAGCTCTAGCAGCAAAAAGGTCAAGCACGCCGCTATCCTCCACGAATTCATGGTGATGCTGTCAGTCTGTCATACCGTCATACCCGAGAAGTTCGAAGACGGAAGCATCATCTATCACGCAGCCTCACCCG acgAACGAGCCCTTGTGGACGGCGCCAGCAAGTTTGGCTATGTCTTCGACTCGCGCACGCCGCACTTCGTTGAGATCCTGGCGTTGGGTGAACGGCAGCGCTACGAGATCCTGAACGTGATTGAGTTCACCTCGGCCCGCAAACGAATGTCGGTTATCGTGCGCACACCCAGCGGCCAGATCAAGATATTCTGCAAGGGTGCGGACTCGGTGATCTACGAACGTCTTGCGCCCAAGACGCCTGACGAAGACAACACAggcccgcagcagcagcagtcaaTCCTCGACGATTTTAGGGACGCGACGCTTCAGCACCTCGAGGCCTTTGCTACCGAAGGACTCAGAACGCTTTGCTTTGCCGCTGCAGATATACCGGACAACCGTTACAAT TGGTGGAAGGAGATCTACGACAAGGCGAACATGAACCTGTCGAACAAGGAAGAAAAGGTGGCCGAGGCAGCGGATCTCATCGAGACTAAGTTAACGCTGCTTGGTGCCACGGCTATCGAGGACCAGCTTCAGGATCAAGTTCCAGAGACGATAGAATCGCTCATTCAGGCGGACATCCGCGTTTGGGTATTGACTGGTGATAAACAGGAAACGGCCATCAATATTGGCTACTCCTGCAGACTGATTACACAACCCATGCCTTTGATTATTATCAATGAGGGTTCTTTGGAT AAAACAAGAGAAGTTATCATTCAGCACTGTCTGGACTTTGGACAAGATTTGAAGTGCCAAAATGACGTTGGACTTGTCATTGACGGGAACAGTTTAAAATACGCTTTGTCTTGTGATCTCAGAAGAGACTTTTTAGATTTATGCACTTCCTGTAAGGTCGTCATTTGCTGTAGGGTCTCGCCAATGCAAAAAGCAGAAGTAGTGGATTTGGTGACGACCAACACCAAAGCGGTGACTTTGGCCATTGGCGACGGCGCGAACGACGTGGCCATGATTCAAAAAGCACACATTGGCATTG GCATTTCGGGCGTCGAAGGTCTGCAAGCGGCATGCGCCTCGGACTACTCGATAGCCCAGTTCCGCTTTCTCAAGCGTTTGCTTTTCGTGCACGGATCCTGGAACTACAGCAGAATGTGCAAGCTTATTTTGTATTCGTTTTATAAGAACATTTGCCTGTACGTCATCGAGCTATGGTTCGCCATTTACTCCGGCTGGTCTGGTCAGATTCTCTTCGAGAGATGGTCCATCGGTCTTTACAACGTGGTATTCACGGCAGCTCCACCCTTAGCGATAGGTCTTTTTGATAAGGTGTGTTCAGCGGAAACGCATTTAGCCCATCCCAGTTTGTACGCTGCGAAAAACGCTACCGAGTCTACGTTTAACATTAAG GTATTTTGGATCTGGATATTCAATGCTCTACTTCACTCTGCCCTCCTGTACTGGCTATCGTTGCTAGCACTTAAACAGGATGTTATTTGGGGTAACGGAAGGGACGGCGGCTACCTTGTTCTAGGAAATGTAGTTTATACT TACGTAGTAGTGACTGTTTGCGGAAAAGCAGGTCTGATAACGAACTCATGGACGTGGGTGACTCACTTGGCGACTTGGGGATCCATCATACTATGGTTCCTCTTTATTCTAATTTACAG CAACTTCTGGCCTGTCATCAACGTTGGAGCAGTCATGCTCGGCAACGACCGAATGCTGTTCTCGTCACCTGTCTTTTGGTTAGGACTTATTCTCATTCCACTCGCAGTTTTGTTGCTCGACGTTACAGTAAAAAC TGTGAAGAACACGGTTTGGAAGTCGCTGACCGAAGCAGCTAGAGAGCAGGAAATTCGCAAATCCGACCCTGGCGACATTTTCCACGCCCAAGACTACAGGAGCTC GTGCTCGAAGAGAACCATCATATACCATTCATACGAAAACCTTTTTAGCATGCAACTCGAGTGTTATTATTATCGAATAGAAAACGACAGCCATCAA GAGCACAGACTCGTCGGGCAAGTTGTACAAGAGGCGCGGAAGCCGACGTTCTTTCAAGCTGAGGTTGCCGCGCTACTGCATCCGTCGACTGCTGGTTCTGATCCTGCGACGAGCTTCATTCGCCAATCCCGAGATCCTGAGGCTCTGAGCCAATACATAATTCCCATCCTTCCGACGATTACGTAG